The proteins below are encoded in one region of Candidatus Saccharimonadales bacterium:
- a CDS encoding DUF1653 domain-containing protein: protein MSSDLPSLSPAAESLRLGRYRHYKDKYYQLIGIARHSETLEELVVYQAEYDEGTLWVRPLSMFIEAVEVNGVSQPRFTYLG from the coding sequence ATGAGTAGCGATCTACCGTCACTGTCACCGGCAGCCGAGAGCTTGCGACTGGGTCGCTATCGACACTATAAAGACAAGTACTATCAGCTGATTGGTATAGCTCGTCATAGTGAGACTCTGGAGGAGCTGGTAGTGTATCAGGCAGAGTATGACGAGGGGACACTATGGGTGCGGCCACTGTCGATGTTTATCGAAGCGGTAGAAGTAAATGGTGTCAGTCAGCCCCGATTTACCTATCTGGGCTGA
- a CDS encoding ATP cone domain-containing protein, whose product MHCPFCGHKRTEVYNSRNTSQSRRIWRRRRCRRCQRAFTTYEASDLSWLTISKQAGHSEPYIRSKLLVSLHHACQGLDNHIEMIDALTNTVEDQLIGLQQETISAREVADTTLTILKRFHTSAYLRYLSYRGDLASSAHLKETVTNLQ is encoded by the coding sequence GTGCACTGCCCCTTCTGTGGTCACAAGCGGACCGAAGTTTATAATAGTCGCAATACCAGCCAGTCCCGTCGTATATGGCGCAGACGCCGCTGCAGGCGCTGTCAGCGGGCCTTTACCACTTATGAAGCTAGTGACCTCAGTTGGCTCACTATCTCCAAGCAGGCGGGCCACAGCGAGCCCTACATACGATCAAAGCTACTGGTAAGCTTGCACCATGCCTGTCAGGGGCTAGACAATCACATCGAGATGATCGATGCCCTGACTAATACTGTCGAGGATCAGCTTATCGGCCTGCAACAGGAGACGATATCGGCCCGCGAAGTTGCCGATACCACTCTGACCATCTTGAAGCGCTTCCATACCAGTGCTTACTTACGCTACCTCTCCTACCGCGGGGACTTAGCCAGTTCGGCCCATCTCAAAGAAACCGTAACTAACTTACAGTAA
- a CDS encoding 50S ribosomal protein L25: MQDVVLQAKLRQATGKAVAGLRREGLIPGVVYGQGGDAQVIAAYGVELSKVYNRAGTNRLIQLKIDDKKTALNTLFVDVQHDPVSGALMHFDLYTVKMDEEIETEIPIHFEGTAPATYNHDGILVQNLESIEVKALPNKLPESFTVDLEQLEEINAAVHVSDITIPEGVELLSDPEELIVKIDPPRSEEELEELDEAIAADAEEQVASEHGAPDESDDEEGEDDKPTLEKEDE; the protein is encoded by the coding sequence GTGCAAGATGTAGTATTACAGGCTAAATTACGCCAAGCGACCGGAAAGGCCGTAGCTGGTCTACGCCGTGAAGGACTGATTCCCGGAGTAGTGTATGGGCAGGGGGGTGACGCTCAGGTTATCGCAGCTTACGGGGTAGAGCTATCTAAGGTATATAACCGCGCCGGCACTAACCGTCTGATCCAGCTGAAGATTGATGATAAGAAGACGGCGCTTAACACCTTGTTTGTCGATGTCCAGCACGATCCGGTTAGTGGGGCGTTGATGCATTTCGACCTCTATACGGTGAAGATGGACGAGGAGATCGAGACCGAGATTCCGATCCACTTCGAAGGTACGGCTCCGGCCACTTATAATCACGATGGAATTTTAGTTCAGAACCTAGAGAGTATCGAAGTAAAGGCACTGCCGAATAAGCTGCCGGAAAGCTTCACTGTCGATTTGGAGCAGCTGGAAGAGATTAACGCCGCCGTTCATGTCAGCGACATCACTATACCGGAAGGTGTAGAACTGTTATCCGACCCCGAAGAGCTGATCGTAAAGATTGATCCACCGCGTAGTGAGGAAGAGCTAGAAGAACTGGATGAAGCGATTGCGGCCGATGCCGAAGAGCAGGTGGCTTCTGAGCACGGTGCGCCAGATGAGTCTGACGACGAAGAGGGCGAAGATGATAAGCCTACCCTAGAGAAGGAAGACGAGTAA
- a CDS encoding MraY family glycosyltransferase yields the protein MLNYLLTFVLAFTIVAVAIPMVKRLAARIGAVDLPNVRKIHTQPLPRIGGIAIFLGFIVPFLLQFELDRRLWGFLIGLVIMFVVGLVDDIKGLSAWRKLPWQIVAAIAVLAGGIGIVAATNPFGGGSIFLDDWRIPMELGSLSFNILPVANLVSILWIVGIVNTVNFLDGMDGLAAGVCVIAAVVLFVLALTPAIDDPGLAMMAVILAGSLLGFLLYNWHPSSIIMGDSGAYTIGLILAVITIYSGSKIAVGVLVLGVAIFDAIWAVTRRLYNRRSPFSPDRGHIHHLLLDSGLTQPQVVTHLYLVAAAIGLTALIYGGVAAFLVLMILLVVTVSLVRLRAAGAQ from the coding sequence GTGCTTAACTATTTACTTACTTTCGTTTTGGCCTTTACTATCGTCGCCGTAGCCATACCCATGGTTAAGCGATTAGCGGCACGCATCGGGGCGGTAGATCTGCCAAATGTACGTAAAATTCATACTCAGCCTCTGCCACGTATCGGTGGAATAGCTATATTCCTCGGCTTCATAGTGCCGTTTCTGCTTCAGTTTGAACTGGATCGACGACTGTGGGGTTTCCTAATCGGTCTGGTGATAATGTTTGTGGTTGGTCTGGTGGATGATATCAAAGGTCTCAGCGCTTGGCGAAAACTGCCCTGGCAGATAGTGGCCGCCATCGCCGTCTTAGCCGGAGGAATCGGTATAGTGGCCGCTACTAATCCCTTCGGTGGGGGCTCTATTTTTCTAGATGATTGGCGGATTCCGATGGAGCTAGGTAGTCTTAGCTTTAATATTCTTCCGGTAGCTAATCTGGTCAGCATCCTCTGGATCGTCGGTATCGTGAATACCGTTAACTTTCTTGATGGTATGGACGGGCTAGCGGCGGGGGTCTGCGTGATAGCGGCTGTGGTACTGTTTGTGCTAGCGCTGACACCAGCGATCGACGATCCGGGACTAGCGATGATGGCGGTTATCCTAGCTGGTTCACTGCTAGGCTTTCTGCTCTATAACTGGCATCCGTCCTCTATCATTATGGGTGATAGCGGGGCCTATACGATCGGCCTGATTCTGGCCGTTATAACTATCTATTCCGGTTCGAAGATAGCGGTTGGTGTACTAGTGCTGGGCGTGGCCATCTTCGATGCGATCTGGGCTGTGACGCGGCGGCTATATAATCGCCGCTCACCGTTCTCGCCGGATAGGGGGCATATCCATCATCTACTGCTCGATTCCGGCCTGACTCAGCCGCAAGTCGTCACACATCTCTATCTGGTGGCAGCAGCGATCGGCCTAACGGCCCTCATCTACGGCGGGGTGGCGGCCTTTCTGGTGTTGATGATCCTACTAGTGGTAACCGTCAGTTTAGTGCGTTTGCGAGCTGCGGGCGCCCAATAA
- a CDS encoding T3SS effector HopA1 family protein codes for MTAQEYIAADPSQLGGNITATDLKVRYETFEQAQEAKKHLSDTFIDGAIGGDLRLGNEKVGIKGYLDNVESIAKDKEVIESPERIAGLYLRTTEMLARNLKVAVARSSSPEQAQERRGQVWQAKEEFLAHLGEEAPQAANEIVDWCNGDTRNFPVGAVEYRGFKVDGTDVLDAQSKGALDVRPNFKIQRQFGGVFVMAYTDSRVHEKMAGKDEVLDKRIYLNPDMEATPELFEKLLQTANEAGISMQLKMLQRAPEAASAHKGKAMGHETSGLRGDGIVVYVDGKHSDDVLGMVIALAKDSPDAFKDRETSRIPQNVAEGIAVGDEPVQIPGTSLTSHREKIFSYAAEKTRAAGKQGEEARAMFRDLARRTATANGVNPDNIAFNKAT; via the coding sequence ATGACGGCTCAAGAGTATATTGCTGCTGACCCTTCCCAGCTAGGTGGAAACATCACGGCTACTGACTTAAAAGTTAGGTACGAGACTTTTGAGCAAGCTCAAGAAGCCAAAAAACACCTTTCTGACACCTTCATTGACGGAGCTATTGGCGGTGATTTACGGTTAGGTAACGAAAAGGTTGGAATTAAAGGCTATCTTGATAATGTTGAGAGTATCGCAAAAGATAAAGAAGTTATTGAGAGCCCAGAACGCATTGCAGGACTGTATCTTCGTACAACAGAAATGCTTGCTCGTAACCTTAAAGTTGCCGTAGCCCGCAGTAGCAGTCCTGAACAAGCTCAAGAACGACGTGGACAGGTTTGGCAAGCCAAAGAAGAATTTCTGGCCCATCTTGGCGAAGAAGCTCCACAGGCTGCTAATGAAATCGTAGATTGGTGTAACGGTGATACCCGTAATTTCCCTGTGGGAGCTGTAGAGTATCGTGGCTTTAAGGTTGACGGTACGGATGTACTAGACGCTCAGAGTAAAGGTGCGCTCGACGTGCGACCTAACTTTAAGATACAACGCCAGTTTGGCGGCGTGTTTGTTATGGCATATACAGATAGTCGAGTACACGAAAAAATGGCTGGCAAAGATGAGGTGTTAGACAAGCGAATTTACTTAAACCCCGATATGGAAGCTACGCCAGAACTGTTTGAGAAGCTTTTGCAGACCGCTAATGAAGCGGGCATCTCTATGCAACTTAAAATGCTCCAAAGAGCACCAGAAGCAGCCAGTGCCCATAAAGGCAAGGCTATGGGACATGAAACAAGTGGATTACGTGGTGATGGAATTGTCGTCTATGTGGACGGCAAGCACTCTGATGATGTACTTGGCATGGTTATCGCCTTAGCTAAAGATAGCCCAGACGCTTTTAAGGACCGTGAGACTTCTCGTATTCCACAAAATGTAGCAGAAGGAATTGCAGTTGGTGACGAACCGGTACAAATACCAGGTACATCATTAACGTCCCATAGGGAAAAGATATTTAGTTACGCCGCCGAAAAGACCCGTGCCGCCGGCAAACAAGGTGAAGAAGCTCGTGCAATGTTCCGTGACTTAGCACGTCGTACTGCTACGGCAAATGGTGTCAACCCAGATAACATAGCTTTTAATAAGGCTACTTAA
- a CDS encoding peptidylprolyl isomerase — MMKKKLEQLKRKLNRKGDEGVAEAPADALADTPVDNDIDAERASILERGKNYIKPMSLNPQKALKITGIIIGVLLVGIVLLFALLIYRFKSDSDLVYGASRIIPYPAACVDGSAQLLPYPALCAGGSYVTYREYLFELRSLKSYSSNPIGGGEGIDFTTEEGQAQLETLRTLAMAEAQRKVVVEELAREREVSVSKEELDETIQQYIENEGGEEQLEEAIESFYGWNLSDFRSVIHVQLLQQKLAEQEAEVVLARVEAGEDFAELAREFSSDGSASEGGDLGFVTDETQFVPEFLDAALALEPGEVSGLVESQYGYHIIKATERDEEEGLRVSHILIDPSSVQGEIQRRLDEVEVRNYIGVSSEPQQPETTEPPQEEGTEE; from the coding sequence ATGATGAAAAAGAAGCTAGAACAGCTGAAGCGTAAACTCAACCGTAAAGGGGATGAAGGTGTAGCGGAAGCTCCTGCGGATGCGTTAGCCGATACTCCAGTAGATAACGATATAGATGCCGAACGTGCCAGTATCCTAGAGCGGGGCAAGAACTACATCAAGCCGATGAGCCTCAACCCACAAAAGGCACTGAAGATCACCGGTATTATCATCGGTGTGTTGCTAGTCGGTATCGTGCTGCTGTTCGCTCTCCTAATCTATCGTTTTAAAAGTGATAGTGATCTGGTGTACGGAGCTTCTCGCATCATCCCGTATCCAGCTGCATGTGTAGATGGTTCGGCCCAGCTACTACCATATCCGGCACTTTGTGCTGGGGGGTCTTATGTGACCTACCGGGAGTATCTGTTTGAGCTACGTTCGCTGAAGAGCTACTCCTCTAATCCGATCGGCGGTGGTGAGGGCATCGACTTTACCACTGAGGAGGGTCAGGCTCAGCTTGAGACCTTACGTACGCTCGCTATGGCAGAAGCCCAGCGCAAGGTAGTCGTCGAAGAGCTAGCCCGGGAGCGTGAGGTGAGTGTATCTAAAGAAGAGCTAGATGAAACCATCCAGCAGTACATTGAGAATGAGGGCGGGGAAGAGCAATTAGAAGAAGCTATCGAGAGCTTTTACGGCTGGAATCTAAGCGATTTCCGTAGCGTAATCCACGTACAGCTACTACAGCAGAAGTTAGCAGAGCAGGAGGCCGAGGTGGTATTAGCCCGAGTGGAAGCTGGCGAGGACTTTGCTGAATTAGCCCGTGAGTTCTCAAGTGATGGTAGTGCTAGTGAAGGTGGAGACTTAGGCTTTGTCACCGACGAAACCCAGTTTGTGCCGGAATTCCTTGACGCAGCTCTCGCTTTAGAGCCTGGGGAGGTCAGCGGCCTAGTCGAGAGCCAGTACGGCTACCACATCATCAAGGCTACAGAGCGAGATGAGGAGGAGGGCTTACGGGTGTCCCACATTCTTATCGACCCTAGCTCGGTTCAAGGTGAGATCCAGCGCCGACTTGATGAGGTCGAGGTTAGAAACTACATCGGTGTCTCATCCGAGCCCCAGCAGCCAGAGACCACCGAGCCACCCCAGGAAGAGGGTACTGAAGAGTAA
- a CDS encoding PH domain-containing protein, giving the protein MANTFPGQHPDETIDFVFRQHPVVMRKGVTVALGVFAVGLVPSSIWPLETWSWWCALAGLVLSLLVFSYWFLGWYFSVYIITDERLIQIKQVGLFNRSVQDISHNRIQSVNYTIKGLQATFMKFGTVTVQTFAGDLILHYIHHPEEVQQHLNRIIRDVVPVDPATINGGDDEKEARTAEA; this is encoded by the coding sequence ATGGCAAACACATTCCCTGGCCAACACCCTGATGAGACGATCGATTTCGTCTTTCGTCAACATCCGGTAGTAATGCGAAAGGGGGTGACGGTTGCCCTCGGCGTCTTTGCAGTCGGGCTGGTGCCTTCTAGTATCTGGCCGCTTGAGACCTGGTCTTGGTGGTGCGCGCTAGCCGGACTCGTTCTCAGTCTGTTAGTGTTCAGTTATTGGTTTCTCGGTTGGTACTTCAGCGTCTATATCATTACTGATGAGCGGCTGATTCAGATTAAACAGGTAGGTCTATTTAACCGCAGTGTTCAGGACATTAGTCATAACCGAATTCAGAGTGTAAACTATACCATTAAGGGTTTGCAGGCGACGTTTATGAAGTTCGGGACGGTTACGGTGCAGACATTCGCTGGAGATTTAATTCTGCACTATATCCATCATCCGGAAGAGGTCCAGCAACACTTGAACAGGATAATTAGAGATGTGGTACCGGTCGATCCGGCCACTATAAATGGAGGAGATGATGAAAAAGAAGCTAGAACAGCTGAAGCGTAA
- the ndk gene encoding nucleoside-diphosphate kinase, translating to MERTLILAKPDAVQRGLVGEIITRFERKGLKLIGLKMISVDDEILEQHYSHLTDKPFFSGIKSFMKSSPLVAMAWEGYECTASVRVIVGATNPRAADAGTIRGDFAMGQGRNLIHASDNAESGMTEVERFFSGAELFSYDKSEYLHVYEDNEREGRPQVS from the coding sequence ATGGAACGAACACTGATCTTAGCCAAGCCTGATGCCGTACAGCGGGGACTGGTTGGCGAAATTATAACTCGCTTTGAGCGTAAAGGTCTGAAGTTAATCGGATTAAAAATGATTTCAGTTGATGATGAGATACTGGAGCAGCACTATTCGCATCTGACCGATAAGCCGTTTTTTAGTGGAATTAAGAGCTTTATGAAGAGCTCTCCCTTAGTCGCAATGGCATGGGAAGGGTATGAGTGTACCGCTAGTGTGCGAGTGATCGTAGGCGCTACTAACCCACGGGCAGCAGATGCCGGTACCATTCGCGGGGACTTTGCCATGGGGCAGGGCCGGAATCTAATCCATGCTTCCGATAATGCCGAGAGTGGAATGACAGAGGTGGAGCGCTTCTTTAGCGGTGCCGAGTTGTTCAGTTACGATAAGAGTGAGTACCTGCATGTGTATGAAGATAACGAACGTGAGGGTAGGCCGCAAGTTAGTTAG